One stretch of Caldinitratiruptor microaerophilus DNA includes these proteins:
- a CDS encoding YkvA family protein: protein MRVSELEVRLAPADIRQLLQSLVGPGARVTIEAVAVEDARLRVRLRPAALPVPIEVQAHIRRVDPGELVLGLDIGAMGLLPAAWRTRALDLLSQRLDAPGVKLTDGQLHIAAATLAGPLATACRLSAADIRDGRLWLRLEDVQIREGPVSQPAAAATAPPPAPGEEDLAAAAGEDLQVPRPETGAGPEAPDESGAVAQMPPERPVEGDHEVTYRRIRDRVASFLDRSLPEWLQPAVPWVLLLPDFVVLLARLVRDPAVSTRAKVVAGAALGYLALPADILPDFIPGLGVLDDVALAVFALEALVGMSPPEVVQRHWPGSEDVLEVVRQGLAWTARFFPRRFTDRLRRWLQEKEKPDR from the coding sequence ATGAGAGTATCCGAACTGGAAGTACGGCTGGCGCCCGCGGACATCCGCCAGCTGCTGCAGAGCCTGGTGGGGCCGGGGGCCCGGGTCACGATCGAAGCGGTCGCCGTCGAGGACGCGCGCCTGCGGGTCCGGCTGCGGCCGGCCGCACTGCCGGTCCCGATCGAGGTGCAGGCCCACATCCGCCGGGTGGACCCCGGCGAGCTCGTGCTGGGGCTCGACATCGGGGCGATGGGTCTTCTGCCGGCCGCCTGGCGCACCCGGGCCCTCGACCTGCTGTCACAGCGCCTGGACGCTCCCGGGGTGAAGCTGACCGACGGGCAACTCCACATCGCCGCCGCCACGCTCGCCGGTCCGCTGGCCACCGCGTGCCGGCTGAGCGCCGCGGACATCCGCGACGGGCGCCTGTGGCTCCGGCTGGAGGACGTGCAGATCCGGGAGGGGCCTGTGAGCCAGCCGGCGGCCGCCGCGACGGCGCCGCCCCCCGCGCCCGGGGAAGAGGACCTGGCCGCGGCGGCCGGAGAGGATCTCCAGGTCCCACGGCCGGAGACCGGCGCCGGGCCGGAAGCGCCGGACGAGTCGGGGGCCGTCGCCCAGATGCCACCGGAGCGGCCGGTGGAGGGCGACCACGAGGTCACCTACCGCCGCATTCGGGACCGGGTGGCCAGCTTCCTGGATCGCAGCCTGCCGGAGTGGCTCCAGCCGGCGGTTCCCTGGGTGCTGCTCCTGCCGGACTTCGTGGTGCTCCTCGCCCGGCTGGTCCGGGACCCGGCGGTCTCGACCCGGGCCAAGGTGGTGGCGGGCGCGGCGCTCGGGTACCTGGCGCTGCCGGCCGACATCCTGCCGGACTTCATCCCCGGACTGGGCGTCCTGGACGACGTGGCCCTGGCGGTCTTCGCCCTCGAGGCGCTCGTGGGGATGAGCCCGCCGGAGGTGGTGCAGAGGCACTGGCCGGGCAGCGAGGACGTGCTCGAGGTGGTCCGGCAGGGGCTGGCGTGGACGGCCCGGTTCTTCCCGAGGCGGTTCACGGACCGGCTCCGGCGGTGGCTGCAAGAGAAAGAGAAGCCGGACAGGTAA
- a CDS encoding type II toxin-antitoxin system PemK/MazF family toxin, with protein MTRPPLTIRRGDVFYADLSPVIGSEQGGVRPVLVLQNDIGNRYSPTVIVSAITSQIEKAKLPIHVELDGEAYGLERDSVILLEQIRTIDKRRLRERVTHLGEDVMARVNEALMISLGLKEI; from the coding sequence GTGACACGCCCGCCCCTTACGATCCGTCGCGGCGACGTGTTCTATGCCGATCTCAGCCCGGTGATCGGCTCGGAGCAGGGAGGGGTCCGGCCGGTGCTGGTGCTGCAGAACGACATCGGAAACCGGTACAGCCCGACCGTGATCGTGTCAGCCATCACCTCCCAGATCGAGAAGGCCAAGTTACCCATCCACGTGGAGCTGGACGGCGAGGCGTATGGCCTGGAGCGGGACTCCGTGATCCTGCTCGAGCAGATCCGCACCATCGACAAGCGGCGCCTGCGGGAACGGGTGACCCACCTCGGCGAGGATGTCATGGCCAGGGTGAACGAGGCGCTCATGATCAGCCTCGGCCTCAAGGAGATCTGA
- a CDS encoding cell wall hydrolase, translating to MAVVKATRRDLQLLARLIRAEAEGEGDLGMLMVGNVGVNRIRGNCLDFRGIRTIPQMVFQTPGGFEAVRKGYFYQRARGREIRLARKVVAGERYHPATFALWFHRPPAECPPAWYGQRHTGRFKSHCFFAPSAEDCPGVYRTW from the coding sequence ATGGCCGTCGTGAAGGCGACCCGTCGCGACCTCCAGCTGCTCGCCCGGCTGATCCGGGCCGAGGCGGAGGGCGAGGGCGACCTCGGGATGCTCATGGTGGGAAATGTGGGGGTCAACCGGATCCGGGGGAACTGCCTGGACTTCCGGGGCATCCGGACGATCCCGCAGATGGTGTTCCAGACCCCCGGGGGGTTCGAGGCTGTCCGCAAGGGCTACTTCTACCAGCGGGCCCGCGGGAGGGAGATCCGGCTGGCCCGGAAGGTGGTCGCCGGGGAGCGATACCACCCGGCCACGTTCGCCCTCTGGTTCCACCGGCCCCCGGCCGAGTGCCCACCCGCCTGGTACGGCCAGCGCCACACCGGGCGGTTCAAGTCCCACTGCTTCTTCGCACCCTCGGCCGAAGACTGCCCCGGGGTGTACCGAACCTGGTGA
- a CDS encoding MBL fold metallo-hydrolase — translation MTLPAGIRRLVIPTTLPVGNVNVYLIEGAVPTLVDCGPWTVEAATALWEGLGEAGIDPSAIRQVVLTHPHVDHAGLAAEVARMSGAPVLAHPEAGPTLAAPGAAIRRTVRHLEAWGRRHGVPTPTLGRIIHSYTRWSALTEPVEVFTWLEAGDLLVAGDSVWRVLHTPGHSSGHICLFREEDGTLLSGDHLLPGIPSSPLPEPSVDGRTRPAPQILYLAHLARLAALDIRHVLPGHGEPFSVTRELVATRIAQVHAKANEVCRLLELEPRTAWELCSALFPQVGEENLIFALANTAGYLDLLAAQGRVAPLEDRSPVVFSGVPFVDGLLRNRRAS, via the coding sequence GTGACACTACCAGCCGGGATCCGCCGACTCGTGATCCCCACGACCCTGCCGGTGGGGAATGTCAACGTCTACCTGATCGAGGGCGCGGTCCCCACTCTGGTGGATTGCGGCCCGTGGACCGTGGAGGCGGCCACCGCTCTCTGGGAGGGCCTCGGTGAGGCGGGGATCGATCCTTCTGCCATCCGCCAGGTCGTGCTCACCCACCCCCACGTCGACCACGCGGGGCTGGCCGCGGAGGTCGCCCGCATGTCGGGCGCACCCGTGCTGGCCCATCCGGAGGCCGGACCCACTCTGGCCGCCCCGGGTGCCGCCATCCGCCGGACGGTCCGTCACCTGGAGGCGTGGGGTCGCCGGCACGGCGTGCCCACGCCGACCCTGGGCCGGATCATCCACAGCTACACCCGCTGGTCTGCCCTGACCGAACCGGTGGAGGTCTTCACCTGGCTGGAGGCCGGAGACCTGCTCGTCGCCGGGGACAGCGTGTGGCGGGTGCTTCACACGCCGGGCCATTCCTCCGGGCACATCTGCCTGTTCCGGGAGGAGGACGGGACCCTCCTGAGCGGCGACCACCTCCTGCCCGGCATCCCCTCGAGCCCGCTGCCGGAGCCGTCGGTCGACGGCCGCACGCGGCCTGCGCCCCAGATCCTGTACCTGGCTCACCTGGCGCGGCTTGCAGCGCTGGACATCCGCCACGTCCTCCCGGGACACGGCGAGCCCTTCTCCGTCACGCGGGAACTCGTCGCGACCCGCATCGCCCAGGTGCACGCCAAGGCCAACGAGGTTTGCCGGTTACTGGAGCTGGAACCCCGCACGGCATGGGAACTGTGCTCGGCCCTGTTCCCGCAGGTCGGGGAAGAGAATCTCATCTTCGCACTGGCGAACACCGCCGGCTACCTCGACCTCCTGGCCGCCCAGGGCCGGGTGGCGCCCCTCGAAGACCGCAGCCCCGTCGTCTTCTCCGGCGTTCCGTTCGTCGACGGGCTTCTCCGGAACCGCCGGGCGAGCTGA
- the gerQ gene encoding spore coat protein GerQ, translating to MYPFPADWCPPLGPMPYTGPALPPMQGEEFPPAPMLPLEESYVENILRMNLGKMASVYMTFENNPEWPARVFRGRVEAAGRDHIILSDPETGKRYLLLMVNVDYVIFDEPLQYVPPPGVRMLRR from the coding sequence GTGTATCCCTTCCCTGCCGACTGGTGTCCGCCGCTGGGCCCCATGCCCTACACCGGCCCTGCCCTGCCCCCGATGCAGGGCGAGGAGTTCCCACCGGCACCCATGCTCCCGCTCGAGGAGTCGTACGTGGAAAACATCCTCCGGATGAACCTCGGCAAGATGGCATCGGTGTACATGACCTTCGAAAACAACCCGGAATGGCCGGCGCGCGTCTTCCGGGGGCGCGTGGAGGCGGCCGGGCGGGATCACATCATCCTCAGCGATCCCGAGACGGGCAAGCGCTACCTCCTGCTCATGGTGAACGTCGACTACGTCATCTTCGACGAACCGCTGCAGTACGTGCCGCCGCCGGGAGTGCGCATGCTCCGCCGCTGA
- a CDS encoding Uma2 family endonuclease gives MTETRADIPGAGVEAELLRGARGPYRVADYMELPEDGPRFQLMRGWLVREPSPTERHQRAIGNLYVLLRRWVGARRLGTVYLAPFDVVLSDQDVVQPDILFVSADRRSVVTPKNVQGAPDLVVEVLSPGTDRRDRVVKLRIYAEARVREAWVVDPWAETLEVVALQEEGSGTTYRGDERPRSAVLGEPDFSVAEIFAE, from the coding sequence ATGACCGAAACGCGGGCCGACATCCCGGGCGCCGGCGTGGAAGCGGAACTGCTGCGCGGCGCCCGAGGGCCGTACAGGGTGGCCGACTACATGGAGCTGCCGGAGGACGGGCCGCGTTTCCAGCTGATGCGGGGCTGGCTGGTTCGGGAACCGTCGCCGACGGAACGCCACCAGCGCGCCATCGGCAACCTCTACGTTCTCCTCCGCCGCTGGGTGGGTGCACGCCGGCTCGGCACGGTCTACCTCGCCCCCTTCGACGTGGTCCTGTCGGACCAGGACGTCGTGCAACCGGACATCCTCTTCGTTTCGGCGGACCGCCGGAGCGTGGTCACGCCGAAGAACGTCCAGGGCGCGCCGGACCTGGTGGTGGAGGTGCTCTCCCCTGGTACGGACCGGCGGGATCGGGTCGTGAAGCTGCGCATCTACGCCGAAGCCCGCGTGCGCGAGGCGTGGGTGGTGGACCCGTGGGCCGAGACCCTCGAGGTGGTGGCCCTGCAGGAGGAAGGGTCGGGCACGACGTACCGGGGCGACGAGCGTCCGCGCTCCGCCGTGCTGGGCGAGCCGGACTTCTCCGTGGCGGAGATCTTCGCTGAGTGA